AGAGTTTCTCCAACCCTCTCCGGTGTTTATGAGAGTGGGTCTGAAATACAgtcaataaaaatacagaaagtgagatcaatgacattttttccttgatctgttcttttttcttctgttctgttcctaCTAATAGATactttctggaaatattttggcTGAGTGAATAAAGTGAAGACATCTCATGGGCATAGAAGAAGTCTTGCTGGTTAGTTCTGAGGGATGGTTCCAAGCTTTACAAATACCTTAACCATTGACTTAGTTTGATGTTATGGTAGATTATTCATTATCTGAGATACATCAATCAGCtaaacactaagaaaaaaatcatagatcTATGAACATCAAAAAATCAGAGCTTAGCATAATCAGTGCAGTGGTATGCAGATTCCAGAGAAGGGAAtatgaagttaaaagaaaaaaaaaaagaaataaaggaaacaggATTGCTGAGTTCCAtctaatattttgtatttccccAGAACAGTTCATGATTCATTGACATACGTGCAATGGTTGTGTTCCACTTAGAGTGAAAAGAAGTGGAAATTAACTTGGTAActtgcttaatttttttgtaCAATTAtcactttttgaaataaatatttcattctatAAAATGCACAAccccctgcctctccctttcCAATGTTCCAAAACCACTTTGGACTAATTTTGATCTCTGTTTGCAATTGTATGCATATGTCTGAAGCGTTAGTAGCACAGTATGTTCTCTACGTCCATGTGCTACAAATCCAGTTGACAACAGCCTTACACCCTATTCTTTCCTGATTGTCCTTCATCACAAATGGTACGGGATGAAGAAactaaacagcattttttttcttgctttgaatTGTGCAACTTCCGAATTTCTTCAGCCTGGTTCCATAGTTTTTGTAAGGGTCAGTTCCCTtatagcaattttaaaattaataatatgtacctctaaattttgtttttcacataataaaatatcagttttcataaatgtatgttttaaaatgtatccTTAGTTTATgtaatgatttttattcttaGGAATTATTTCCAGTGTCAGATCTTCAGCACTAATTTTATCTTCAGCATGATTATGTTTATGAAGTTAAATGAGCTCTGAAAAAGCTCTGAAAGATATTTCAACATGACATTTTTCGACATTTAGGATACCTGATGTGAGGTTCTGTGCTGTGGGAGCTAGTTTAAATTCTGCAGTGTGGCACATCATTTGAGGAATTGTGCCTGATAACCTGGAAGTGACTGAATCAGTATACTTAATTTTGAGTTTTGGCTACTGCAAGAAATTTATGTCCTGACtgactcttcagaaaaaaaaaaaaaagaaaaaaaaagtaggaggCACCAAGGCAATAGGAATGTGACTCTAAAACTGCCTCCCAGGGTGTCTTAGAGTGGATGTAGTAGTCTGGTGAAAGACAGACTCCTCCAGCACTAGTTGCTGTCTAAGCCAAAGAAAGTGAGAGGGAGAAGACAGacaaaagagacagaaaactttGTCATGGTCCTCACCCCTATTGCTAGGAGATTTGGtaaaatttaaatctgtttgTAGATTAGAGTAGTGCCCATTATTCTGTAATTGATGATGGGAATCCCCTTCTGCCAGTGGCCGTGTGCCCAATTCATCTGTGAACATCTCTGGTAAGAACTGCAGCAATTTGATGTTGTCTTTATTGGGCATTCAGGGTGTACCTCTGTGCCAGGATAATTCCGGGCACTTGGGGAATGATGTGTTGGAGGCTGAGCTACCTCGCCCAATCTAGCCACGTCCTAAAGGTCCTTTCAAGATGGGAGGATATTTATTACTTGAAAGGAAATAGAAGCAAATGCTTCCTGCTTGCAGGTGTaggttttcatttataattCCCTTTCAAGGAATAAACAAGAGATCAAGTCAGTAAGCAGCTATtaacttggaaaagaaagaagaaacaaagatagGCCTGATCTTCTCTGTCTGATGGGCTCAGGAGCTCCATGGACCAGACTGTGGGATCCTTAATCTTGTGAGCATAAGTGTTGTATATTCTGACCCTGGGAAGAATTATTACATAAAACATTAGCTGAAGTATTTTAACCTTGTCTCGGTATTCTCACATTACTGAAGTATGAAGTAATGTGAAAGTACTGAATAATGATCACTGTTCTAGTTAGGATGTTTTTGGCCATTGATTGTTAGTGAATTTGCCACTGTAAACCACTTCCAAAATCTCTGAAGTGGCAGGTGGAAGGCCAAAAACAAGAAATACTTGGAGTAATCAATTAAGCGGAGGTCAGAAATGAACCCCTATTCGAGAGGCATCATCAAGAATTAGTCTGAAAGGAGAAATTTGCAAAGAAGGATGCAGGTGCCAAATTCCTTTTGGCAGCTGGATGCTTAAAAGCATTTAACACGGAAAGATACCTGATTTAAATCCCAAGACACTGAGAGGATGTGCCTTAACACGTGCGAGGGAGCGCGTATCGATGGGGTGCACAACTCTCACACTGCAGGGAGGGTGCAGGATGGTGAGGAAACATGCTGACATTCCCAAGTGCTGGCAGGATTTAAGACACTGGCACTCTCAGTGAGGAGGAACTTGAGAATGATTTTTGAGCTCTATTTTCAAACAGCTGTCTTGTCTTCCGCAGCATGCTGTAGAAAAACAGCGGTTTTGAACCattagaaaagcaaaggaagtgCAATAGCCCAGATTTTGATCATAATTACACCCAGGTGGTTCTGAAGTGACTACACCCGTGTCATTGAAGTTACACCAGTGCAAAACTTGTGAGAGAAATGAATCaagctctttgttttcttgcatttgtgTACCAAAAGAGCACTCTAACAGCTCttagtaaataataaattaataatgaCATGATGATCTCCCTTGTGACTGgaagaagtacagaaaaattaGTATCAGGGTAAGAATTTGCTTGCAAGATTCTTTGAATGTGTCCTTTCTAGATTTATGTCGGATATATGATGTTTTGCTGgtctgattttaatttcatccaGTTTACTTCAAACATAAGAAACATCAAATTTAGTCAATTAGTGTGTGGTGAACAACACAAAACTGAGAACATACAGCTTATGGGTCAAAGGAGTAGGATCTCTGGTCTGTTCATCATCGAACGCCTTTAAATCGCCAGCAGATAAAAAAGTAGTAATGAAAACAACTAatgaaaaaaagccatgaaaacAAGTgcttttgctgcctgcctgttgTAAAGCAAATAATACTTGAGTGGTTGGTTTCGTTTGTATTTCCCCATTTGTGCCTCAGAATGCACCAGACTGCAATGTTACATCACATTTCAATGACTGGAACCATGTCCTGAGATCCCCCTCCGACCACACGACGACTTCCTTCTTGCTGTTCCCCTCCCAGCTTGAGGACTGCATGCGATTATGCTGAGGACATAATTCAATTAATTATTGACAGAACACGTAATCACCACTTAGATCTCTCTCTCTGATAAAtctcttccctgctctctgACTTCTGTTTGTCAGGCActtggtgggggggggtggggggtggtggtggaggggtggaaaggcaataaaaatgtgttttaaagatAGGCTATTTCCCAATACTCTGTATCAGCTGGAGAGGCTTCTGACACCCCGGGCTTTTTAGATGTAGAGCATATTGTTCCAATCTGTGCTAAACAAGTACCCCCGAGGAAGCTCACTGGGATGGAGGCTCatgattcattttaaatagaaggCATAATAAGAGCAGATAACTTTGATTTGTGCAGAGGAGAAGTATGATCTCTTTCAGGGGTTCCAGGctttcactgcattttcttcttctaatgcTGATTAAAGACGAAGTGATAAATAAGAGCTCTGTGTTCGGTTTAAAGGAGGCATGTAGCTTTAGAGAGCTGACTTACTgagaaacaagacaaacaaacaaacaaaaacccctgACCTCCGATACCCTTTGACCAAAATCCGCTAGTAGCAGAAAGTGAAGACGAGAGTTTCTTTCACTAGTAGAAAGAAACCAGCCAAGGACAGTGACCTCTTCTTTCCATATGACCGGAAAATATCCTGGGGGCTGGACCGGGTGGGGACGTGCCGGGGTGTTACCCGCAACTCGGGGTCCTACCCAAATCATGCCAAAAGCGGGCATGGAAAGGCGAGAGGGAggtgaaaaagcaaagaagggCTTTATTATAAAGCGAGGAGAAAaagctgtggagaaaaaaaaagctggtgcTAGCCTTGTGCCCGGGCTGGGGGAGACAGCCTCGGGTTTTGCTTGGGTCCCCCCGGGCGCCTGCCGCCAAAgggtggctgtggggtggcGAAAGGGGACCGGGACACTGTGGcaccggggggcggcggggagcagcagccgccccggggctggcggAGCCCCCCGGCACCTCCACCTGCTGCGGGCCCGCTGCCCTGGGCTCCTCCGGTCTCCTCCGATGCCTTCCGCATCGCCCCAACCGACTTGGGTTCCTCCCGCGGCAGGAAGCCCGTGTGAAGGCGGCGGAGCGGCTCCATCCTTATGTAAGAGGCAGCCGAGATTGTGCCGCGCCGGGCAGATGCTTGCGAAGCCGGGGCTGGCGAAAAGAGCTGGCCCGATCCCCCGTGGGGCCGGAGGAGGGGAACCGGGGCACCCCCGCCGCAAGGtgccgcccggcccggccgctgGGAGCCGCTCGACCACCGACGCCTCCCCTCCGACCCCGGGGTGCGGATCCCGCACGGATGAGCCCTGGAGGAGCGAGGACGGGGtcccgccgctgccgccccgcAGCTGGGGATGCTCCCGAGGCTTCCCCTGGGCTGCGGGGCACCGGAGAGGGCGCAGAGCTTGGCGTCGGGGCGGCTGAGCGGCGTGCCGTCGGAGCTCGACGGGACTCCTTGTCCTAAAAGGTCCCGGGGGGCACCTGGGTCCCTTGGGAGCCTCTCGGCCCCCGCCTCTCCCCCGCGGGCTGCCGAAGCTCGCCGGGGAGGACAgccccgccggggccgccccgtcGTGCCACTGCCCTAAGGCTCATCGGGAGGTGCTTGGCGGCTCCCGGGCGGCCTCGGCGGGGCTCGCAGGATGCTCTCCGCGCTCGCCATCACCTGTCGGCTGTCTCCGGCACCCCCTACCGCCTCTCCCTCTGGAAGCGCGGCCCCCGGGGGGCTGAGCCCTGAGCCCCTCTGCccgagccccgcggggccggtCCCGCCTCGCCGCAGGTGCGGTCGCGCCCGCTCCCAACCGGGGGGAGGCACCGGCACCTCGGAGCCGCCTGAGCGCCCTCGACGGGGCGTCCTCGACGGGGCGGCTCGCCCTGCTGGGGCGGCTTTCCCCCTCCGGAGTTTTGGCTGAGGTTCACTTGTTTTGGCCGAGGTTCACCTCTGCACCTTCGCTCTCCCCGGGCGCAGTCTCGGGGGGCGGCTCGGCGGGGTGAATGAAGGAGCGCGCAGTCCCCCGGGTGTGGGTTTTAGGGCCAGCGCCGTTCACCCTCCCGCGGGAGCCCCGGAGGTGTGTTTTTCCCCTGGGGACCCTCAGTGCCCCCCTTCTCCTTCGGGTCCTGCCGCAGCCCTGCTCGCCGCCCCCAGCTGCGcatcctctccctcctgccGCTTcgccttcccctccctgctcggCCGCGAAGAGGACGCTTACAAGGTAGGCAAAAGGGAAAGTGAATGTGGCGCTCTGGAGCGAGATAGAGAGAGACGGGCAAGGTTAGACGTGTATTTACTCAacctttattatttaaaaaaattcataaaaaaaaaggtgaacGAACGTCTTACAAAACCCCCCCATAAATAGGACATTCCGTTCAGCTCTGGCTATTGGCAGTTCTAGTACTTGACAACATCAGACGCGATTTCCTGGCATTAGAGAAACCCATTTCAAAATCGGTCATCACAAAGAAATACTAGAAATCCCAGTTAGCACTTGCTAGGCAGCACGGAGCACTTGTACACAACTTTTCAGACACACACCCGCGCACACACGCAGCTGGGAACAGATCCCGAAGGAAGAGAGCCTCCTTAAAAATTAGTAAACGCTTctccaaataaaagaaaaaaaaaaaaagaagagttattTACAAAACGCACATGGAAATACAGTATCGACAGAGCGTGGCTGGCAAATCAACATGATTTGAATAGAGAAAGGGCTATGGCACATCTTGCTCGAAAGCTCGCACGGCAGCCTCCTTCGAGTGTCCCCGGGGAGGAGGGCTCCTGCCATCCGCGTCACGGTGCCTTCTCCCTCGCCACCTCTCCTCCCGCCCTCCCCTCTCCGCCCCTGCGCCTTTTGCCAGGTCCTTTTTACACTTGGATGACCACCGTGCTGGGGCTCTGGAGCCGGGTTTTGTATTGGTCTAGCCAGCTTCTGAGCTCCGAGATCTTGTAGCCCTCTGGTCCTCTGCCTCCCTGGTACATCACCTTCTCCTCCTGGATGATGTAGAGCCTCTCGAAGTAGGCACCGTAGGCGGCGCTGGAAGCATTGTCCATGGTGTCCACGGCCAGGGGGCAATCGGGCGCCCCTTCCCTCATCAGCTGAGCTGCCCGCAGCCTGTCCTGGAGGCACTGGTGCTTGGGGATGTTGTAGGCTGCGTCCGAGCTGACCCAGCCGTCGGAGGGGTGTGCTTCTTCGATGTACACCAGCAGGAAGTCGGCAATGTCCACGAAGTGCGCGGCCAGGCGCTGGAAGGACCGGAGGCGGGCCATGAACGGGGGTCAGGTGCAGCTGCCGAAGTTGAGGATGAGGGGTCTCTTGCCGCGGGCGAAGTCCAGGATGCGGAGCCTCTTCTGCCCGTCCAGCTGGATCACCTCGGGGTTGGGGGCCAAGGAGCCCACGTGCGCCGACTTGAAGAAGTCCAGTTTCTGTCCGTGCCACACGGCTTTCAGCGACTCCAGCGTGAACATGCGGTTGGAGTCGGACACGCAGACCGGGGGGTCGTCGGGGGGCGGCCCCTCGCTGGCTCTGGCCACCTCCTCCGCCGTGGGCATCAGCAGCATCTTCTTCCTAATGCACAGAAAATCCAGGAGCCAGAGCATCACGGCGGTGAGCAGGAAGcgggggaagaggaggatgcAGGCGGCCGCCTGGGTGAGCAGCTGCAAGGTGTGAACGCCGAGGGAGTGGAGCATCGTCGCGGCTGGTGCTGCGGGGCGCCGGCTGCCCGGGGGCCCCCACGTACCCTGCTTGCCGGGGTCTGCGCGGCACGGCTGAGATCCCGCTTCTCTTTAAGCCCATTTTATAGTCAgggatttaaatgaaaagtgaCTCCACCTCCGGCCAGAACCCGCCCCTCTGGAACTTGAGCCTGGGGATTACCTACCCCTCCACTCTAATGACCTAAAAATACACAGACAAAGGGGGAGAGAGCCCCGGCGGGAGCTGCGAGGGGACGTGCAGCCGAGCAGGGAGCAGCCGCTATCAGGCCCCAGCAGAGAGTCCGCGATAGGGCACGGCGGGGGTCTCCGGCCGCAGATAGCGGCGGCCGCTCGCTGCCAGCCCCGCCAGGGACAATGCAACAGGCGCAGCCCAgccctccccccggccccgacAGCGGGGTCGGGGCCGCgcaggagcggggccggggcagcgccgTCCCGGCGGCGCCCGCAGGTGTCAGGGACGGGCAGCCCGCTCCGCGCTGCGTCCCTCCCCGCTCCTCAGCCCCCGGCCCGGGCACGGTCGTAACCGGGTACAGCCACAAGCAGGCACGGCCACAACCGGGCACGGCCACAAGCGGGCACCGGGGACACCGGTGCTCGAACCCGCGGTCCCCCCCGCATCctcccgcggcggggcgggacgggacgggacgggacgggacgggacgggacggacGGGGCGCACGGGGCGcacgggacgggacgggacggggcgggcggcgggcgctgcCCCGGCGCCgcggcggggctcggggggtGCCAGGTGGGCTCCGGCCGCCGGGCGCTGGCCCGCGGCGGAGgaggggcgggcggcgggcggcgctgcGGCCGCTAAGGGGAGCTGTTGCCCGAGAAGCGGCGGCGGCCGTGCcggtggtggtggcggcggagggggggagccgccgggccctgccacccccccggcccccgggtGTCCGCtgcccggcggggccggccgggtGTGAaggcggggccgggccgtgccgtgccgcggGAGGCCGTCGGGAGAGCTCGACGGCAGCTTGGATGGGGCCGGCGTAGCGTTCCCGGGGCTgccgtcccgtcccgtcccgtcccgtcccgtcccgtcccctgGGCTTGTCCCCTGGAACCCATCCCGCCGTCaacccatccccatcccccccaCTACATTGCCCACTGCACCCAGGTGAGCTGGAAGCCTCGAAGCCCCCTCGCAG
The genomic region above belongs to Cygnus olor isolate bCygOlo1 chromosome 5, bCygOlo1.pri.v2, whole genome shotgun sequence and contains:
- the DIO3 gene encoding thyroxine 5-deiodinase is translated as MLHSLGVHTLQLLTQAAACILLFPRFLLTAVMLWLLDFLCIRKKMLLMPTAEEVARASEGPPPDDPPVCVSDSNRMFTLESLKAVWHGQKLDFFKSAHVGSLAPNPEVIQLDGQKRLRILDFARGKRPLILNFGSCTUPPFMARLRSFQRLAAHFVDIADFLLVYIEEAHPSDGWVSSDAAYNIPKHQCLQDRLRAAQLMREGAPDCPLAVDTMDNASSAAYGAYFERLYIIQEEKVMYQGGRGPEGYKISELRSWLDQYKTRLQSPSTVVIQV